In Solanum stenotomum isolate F172 chromosome 6, ASM1918654v1, whole genome shotgun sequence, one DNA window encodes the following:
- the LOC125868160 gene encoding hydrolase 3-like, giving the protein MAFSDDNNNNDVVTDFFPFYRLCKDGRVERFYELAGVHKVPPSLEDPTTGVSSKDVTISAHVSARLYLPKNTPPNQKLPVLVYYHGGGLVIGSAFFKTEHCYLNHLVFESNCIAISVDYRLAPEHDIPTIYQDCWDALQWIASHSVSDTINKDPWIENHGDFNRVFVGGDSAGGNIVYNMIMGAGREKLIGDVKLLGAILAFPYLIIPSIENFDKGLAYKLWNNICPLSEGGNDNPMVNPVSTKSPGLSMLGCSRLFVCTGEKDELVSPEVGTKFVEAVKKSGWKGEIELIEVEGEGHVFQCENLQAEKSKDLIKHMASFIQRK; this is encoded by the coding sequence ATGGCCTTTTCtgacgacaacaacaacaatgatgTTGTCACCGATTTCTTTCCATTCTATCGACTCTGTAAAGACGGTCGAGTAGAACGTTTCTACGAACTTGCTGGTGTACACAAAGTTCCACCATCGCTGGAAGATCCAACGACTGGTGTATCATCAAAAGACGTGACCATCTCTGCTCACGTCTCCGCTAGACTCTACCTTCCAAAAAACACTCCACCCAATCAAAAATTGCCCGTCCTAGTGTATTACCATGGTGGAGGACTTGTAATCGGATCTGCATTTTTCAAAACAGAGCATTGTTACCTCAACCATCTGGTTTTCGAATCAAATTGCATAGCGATTTCTGTAGATTACCGTCTTGCCCCTGAGCATGACATCCCGACAATCTACCAGGATTGTTGGGATGCTCTTCAGTGGATCGCTTCACACTCTGTCTCTGATACAATTAACAAAGATCCGTGGATTGAAAACCACGGTGATTTCAACCGTGTGTTTGTAGGGGGTGACAGTGCCGGAGGCAATATAGTATATAATATGATCATGGGAGCGGGGAGGGAAAAATTGATCGGAGATGTGAAACTTTTGGGTGCAATACTTGCATTTCCTTATTTGATAATACCATCGATTGAAAACTTCGATAAAGGTTTGGCTTACAAGCTTTGGAATAACATTTGCCCGCTCTCTGAGGGGGGAAATGATAATCCAATGGTTAATCCAGTCTCAACAAAGAGCCCTGGCTTATCGATGCTAGGGTGCTCGAGACTTTTTGTGTGTACGGGAGAGAAAGACGAACTTGTCTCACCAGAAGTTGGGACAAAATTCGTCGAAGCTGTGAAGAAAAGCGGATGGAAAGGGGAAATTGAGTTAATTGAAGTTGAAGGTGAAGGTCATGTCTTTCAGTGTGAAAATCTTCAAGCTGAGAAATCTAAAGATTTGATCAAACATATGGCTTCTTTTATCCAACGCAAGTGA
- the LOC125867211 gene encoding structural maintenance of chromosomes protein 6A-like: protein MADRVPTGRPKRLQAGIISKIRLENFMCHSNLEIDFGDWVNFITGQNGSGKSAILTALCVAFGSRARGTQRANALKDFIKTGCSHALVHVEMKNRGEDAFKAEAYGDLIMIERRISESASSIVLKNYQGKKVAAKREELQELIVHFNIDVENPCVIMSQDKSREFLHSGNSKDKFKFFFKATLLQQVEDLLIGIQSQLKNANELVAELEKSINPIVKELDELQGKIRSMEHIEEISNQVDLLKKKLAWAWVYSVDKQLQDKSKRIEELKGRIPTCQSRIDQHLVSLWFSTVKVMLRVGMPLLEPFLQVSILPCMLMVTSSLP from the exons ATGGCGGATAGGGTTCCGACTGGGAGACCGAAGCGTTTACAAGCTGGTATTATTTCGAAAATCCGATTGGAAAATTTCATGTGCCATAGTAATCTCGAGATTGATTTCGGTGATTGGGTTAATTTCATTACTGGACAGAACGGAA GTGGGAAAAGTGCTATACTGACAGCATTATGTGTGGCATTTGGGAGCCGTGCTAGAGGCACACAAAGGGCCAATGCACTAAAGGATTTTATAAAGACGGGCTGCAG TCATGCCCTTGTTCACGTGGAAATGAAAAACCGAGGAGAGGATGCTTTTAAGGCTGAAGCTTATGGTGACCTCATAATGATAGAGCGCAGGATTTCAGAGTCTGCTAGTTCTATCGTACTAAAGAATTACCAAG GTAAAAAGGTGGCTGCCAAAAGAGAGGAACTCCAAGAGCTTATAGTACATTTTAAT ATTGATGTGGAAAATCCATGTGTAATAATGAGTCAAGACAAAAGCAGGGAGTTCTTACATTCAGGAAATTCAAAGGACAAGTTCAAG TTCTTTTTCAAGGCAACACTACTTCAGCAAGTGGAAGATCTTCTGATTGGTATTCAGAGTCAATTGAAAAACGCTAATGAACTAGTTGCTGAACTGGAGAAATCAATCAATCCTATAGTGAAAGAACTTGATGAATTGCAAGGAAAGATTAGAAGCATGGAGCATATAGAGGAGATTTCTAATCAGGTAgacttgttgaagaagaaattgGCATGGGCATGGGTCTACAGTGTAGATAAGCAGTTACAAGATAAAAGCAAACGGATCGAGGAGCTGAAAGGACGGATTCCCACTTGTCAATCTCGAATTGATCAGCATCTTGTAAGTCTCTGGTTTTCCACGGTGAAAGTTATGTTAAGAGTTGGAATGCCTTTGCTGGAACCATTTTTACAAGTTTCTATTCTTCCATGTATGCTAATGGTGACTTCTTCGTTACCTTGA